The following DNA comes from Schistosoma haematobium chromosome Unknown HiC_scaffold_9, whole genome shotgun sequence.
TGTGAAGGATCTTCAACGTTTTCCAATTCTTCAGGTAAGAAATATGGttaaatgtatcattaattCCAGGTTCCACTGACATAACCCCAAAggtctcctatgttcgcctttattttcaacaacagacCAAAATAAATCTTCAATGCGGTGGAAAACCggcatatatttttaaaatttttatttaaaaggtaAAGCGTATttgttataacgtgaaaaatagatgctgcggattaagggtagcgaatttttgatcggaccaaagacgcacaaacacgtagaacgacctagggttctgattggtctcgcttcctgtctagcccagccagatgcgtccagaacacaagtttcagcctcggatttatgaatcattatatttcaaacatactgagtttatataccagtcaagcagaccacaacgtaccataaaatagaaaataacattgtatatccaaattattaatccgaaaaatggccaagttaagggtaaagtacatcgtttagagcatgtgaatttgggattgtgataaacaaaatacaataaaattgttaatgttaatatgactaatataaaatgttaacttgaatctgtgtatatgttaaatgaaattttaagatccatgatcagaataaatatgggtcaaatagggtgagagagaaataatagtgcaattacaattcgatcaaataagtcAGACGTAATACAGAGAGATGAATgcaaagtgaatgaatcatgtatagggagattaatgatgtttaaccaataataataataataataataataataataataataataatacaaagatttatgaataaagataacagggacaattacaattgactacgaaaggtcatagTCAAATTGGGTCATTCAATAGTTCAGATTACGAtagattaattggccttgatgttggccaggaggaggagtggctgaacatatttcttctgtacgcatagctccggtttcttcattcggatggctactgcttcagccatttgaaggactttcagtctgaccagttttggcaaaaaattacttaccttataaataattgaaaagattggtttatactggcactatgaccggtttgtactaaatgggccaatattgagctgttcaccttcttcatcaaacctttgttcaaccacgctggaaggtgttcacgagcacgaaaatgtaaatttctagaacttcgaccaatataactcgctccacaggagcagttgaactgataaatacaaaatgatgtggtcattctaggtaattcatcttttagcttcGGTGTAACCATTGGGCGCGTAGAAAATACTAATCGCAGTTCTCCGGCATTAAACGACTTTTGTATTGTCCTACGTAGTCTCTGAGTTAGTATTTCGCTAGCCGCatcccctctgaattgtagACGCATGAACAAGGATTTCTTCTTCACTGTTTGTATTTCGCCTACCTTCGCCTTCGTgaccatatatttaattataaactttctagggtAGCCGTTCTCCTGAGAAGTATTATGCAAGGTGGTAAGCTCTTGTTCGACTATATCAGCAGAACATATAGTGCGAATACGGTAGCTAAGGTTTTTCCTCTTAGTAATACTCAACTAAATACACAGTATAACTCTGTACATCAACATGCAATTAACATGTTATATTTCTTGACATATTTTTGTGTTCGAATACTATTTCTCGTAAAGCAGTAGTACAATCTCATATTTTTCGTAACGCCACTTAATGTGcacattattttttaaatctgACTTTGGTTTTTCCGTTACCGATCTGTATCAACTCCTAGGACACATTGATTAACTCACAAATACACTGCTCCCCATACATTCCTCGTCTTCATCATCTCATCAGCTGCTACATTGACAAATCAGTAATATGATTGCTTTTTACTTTTACAGGTCACATTCCTGTGGTTAGTATAGGATTTTTCTGATATACATCGATTTGGACTATATATACCGTGTTTGGTATTAATTACTTGTTTCAATTGTGCGTCACATGATCAAGACCCGAACACGCTAGACCTGAAAATAAAGGTAACGTCAAGACTTTTAGATTTATATATTTTGTGGGTTATTAACTGTCTTTACATTCCGTTCATTAAATTTTTCactattttcatattaataCTTTTAGTCCGCCACAGAGCAAACGGTCTCACAATGTGTTCACTGGCTCACTTCTGCTGCATATAAGGTGTTGCAAACCAATGGCTTTGTAGAGCATGTTTTTCACGAGATCTCTGGTAATACTCAGGGAATTGAGCTATTGAACACAGCTAGGAAGCTTCAGCAGACCAATGATAAGTTGTAAGGAACGTGGAGCACCTGAAAAATTCCAAAGAAGTCATATGCCATAGTTAACCCTGCTTCAGATCTGAATAAGACTACCATGACATCCTCAAAATGCAGTAGATTATAAGCACACTGATGCAGAAAAGGAATAGGGTGTGCAGAAGGGACAAAGTACAAGGAGCTCCAAAAATTTTGTCGCCAGATACAGCCTTAGAATGCTACATCAACGCCATGGTTTTGCCACAGCCTGATCTGCACAATGTAGATTTGtttgaaaatcaaaataaagtcaATGATTAGCTTTGGCAACTAGAAAAGCGGAGGCCCTTACATCCTTTGCTGAACCGGTCTGCGGGGAAGAGTTTAAGTTCAAGAAATGCAGCCTCAGTCATCCTTGAAAAACTAGAAAAATCTCCTGAAAAGGACTAAAAGGCTAGTTTGAAAAACAATGTAAACCATATTGATTCACTAATAAGCAAACTATGCTTCCACTGAGGAGCAAAAATCTACTATTGGAAAAGTCACAAAgactgattggatccggaatcTATATCGGCGTTGATCTTATGATTTCATTGCTATGTCTGAAAAATGGCTAGCATCAGTAGTGTGTGACATTAAAATTCAGTCGTTTGGTTCCTTATTATGTAAGACCGACAGATTAAACCGTAGGGGGTTCGCGTCATCTTATTCTTTCTAGTTGACTCTCCCGATTTGTTGAAAACATTCTGTCTTTCCCGAGGTCTGGTGCAGTAGGACGTGACTAAATTGTTGCACTCGTTGATTCTTAAAGTTGAGCTGCAGTTATTCCTGATAAATCTACTTTCATAGTAGTTTTCCAACTGGAAACTTTATGCCATTTACTTGACTCGCTGTTTCTCTCAGTTGTCTTCGGAAGTAGCTCCTACTTATGAATTCCTCTGTGTGAGCACCTTTCGGGTTGCTTCTTTTGAGCATGTTTCAAGATAAGATAACATGATATGGCAGTTTATTTCGAGACCAGGTCTAAAGAAACACTTAAGATGGTTTTGACTAATTCCAGACTACCGTTTTTCAAAAAACTCCGAGAAAAGACGCTTTACTAACTGCGGAACATTTACTTAAAAACATACTAATGGCTTGGTCCGTTTCTACCATCTAATGCTGAAATCACATCAAACAGTACAAGTTTTATGTGTCGCTACTACTCAGCGGTGGAACTTGTTGGAGTTAAAAGAGAGTAATTTTCTAATGGTCCAATAGTTGATCCTATTCAAATCATATTGAAATCATCCTCATATTACCGGCTTACTTGGTAGATCGTCCATCAACAATAAAAATGGTCCAAAAGCTGTTGATATGGCTTCACATTTTCAGCCATTATTGTCAGTGATAGAAACATACAGGATGAAGGGGATTTTTATATCCTTTGTAGTAAACCTGCATCTTTAGTGtgatactttattattatttattttacttgaacaaaaacattggtacaaagaggcattTCACTAGGATTATTTCtcaatttaatgaatttttgtttattttcaaagaTGTCAGTAGAAGATTGTGAAAATGAATTACTTGCACTGGAATCCATTTATGAAGATAAGTATCAACTTGTACAAACTACACCTAGacgaaaaataaaagtaaacctAAATGGTCAGTCGGATGATTCACTGTCAACTAAAGTTCGATGTCAGCTTCTTTTTGAACTTACAAGCAACTATCCAAATAAACCACCTAAATATCAAATACTTAAACCTGAAAATCTTTCAGACGAAGATATTTCCGATATAAATATTATAATCAATGAAGTAATTGAACGATCCCTAGGATTTGTAATGTTATTTGATATATTAACAGAAGTTCAAGAAAAATTAGATAGTATCTGTTCAAAAATCTTAATTCGTCAGCGTAATGAAGCTAAAGAAAACGAAAAGCTATACAACTAGAAGAAGAAGCGAAATTCCGTGGTGATAGAGTTACAGTGGAGTCGTTTCTAGAATGGAATACAAAATTCCTTGCAGAAATGGAATCATTAAAAGAGAAGTCAATATCTGAAGATCAAAGTGCTGTTAAACGACTAACTGGACGTGAGCTATTTTTGAAAGATAATCATTATGACGATTCCGATTTGACCTTCTTGGAAACTAATGGTGGCGAAGTTGTAGAGATTGatgaacatttatttgttgACATTGGCGATATAGACCtggatgatgataatgatgacgaTAATAACCAAGTAGTTGTGACGGGAACAGCCTGAACATATTATATACTTTGTACAAATTAATTCACTCCAAAAGTATCATTGCTTTTATTTTAACAGTTCTCTTCCGGTATGTAAAGACAAAGATATGCAAAATTGGAAATAGACTTCTATGACTATGTAAATTCTAAAAACTGTAACTTCCTGATTTCACAAACTTGACGCTACATTTACTAAGTGTCATACGAATTTGGCGACTATAAATTGTTAACTTGCAAAGCTTTAATTTCGTGTTCTAAAACctatgataattatttaaataaaagtatACAACTTGGAAACCAAAGGTAAATTCGTCCTCGTAGTTCATATTTTTGGAAATAAATATGCCTACTGCATAAATCTTTGTTACTGAGGCGAGATTCAATTTCTAGTTTTCTTACACCATCAATACTTTCTGTGTGCTTATTCCTAAGGATTTTTGGATTTCGGAAAGAAAATGCCCCCTGAACTTCTAAAGGTCCTTCAACTAATGTCAGTTTATGTTGAAGAACTAATGCTCTTATGATGTTCGTGTAGATAATTCCTAATTAAAATGTAGTTGTAAGCTTATTATGTCAATAAAGACGCTCCAACAATGCGAATATTGCTGTGATACGGGCTTACATATACCAGACCTTACCAGCTATTACCCCTACATTTAGAGATTTCCACTGTTTAAAGTAAGTCATTCCTTCACCATATTCCCTGAAACATTTAAAGTTACTTTAGTTTGCTTTATATTAAGTACTGTCTGAACTGTTAGTGAAATTATACAGTAAGCGTTCCAATCTTAATAATACGAATTTTtacgatagaacaatgagaagacggagtttatctgaaaaatgtgatgtatttgcgctatacatttcgaacaatcgggtcacacatatacttgtcaaggcatttttatataaaaattaataaaggtcaattaaatgaaagttcaagtaaaataacaaaggggagagaaagaataagaaattgtcgcgttatcctaggccataaaatgacttaaggattaccaaggttaattcaaggttacgacaaattgtctTTGTACACATAAAGGGgctttaaatttacgaatagccaaggtttcaataaacttaagaattcgtccctgacaatttctatacaacgttctaaaagctgtattaatgttaatttcGTGCCCCGTCTCAATTATGTTTCGCCATCGATGAACCtggttttctacctcccacattgattttgaagccatctaggcacatgttcattgacccttgattgcactgttcgattactcctccctatgtatgtgtgttcacacaaacatgtaaattggtaaatacaatgggatgtgacgtaaTCATTAGTGCATTGTTTGGGTCTATTAGAAACCATGGgcttagacttttcaatcacaACCAACTGAGCAGCATAATAGGTATTCTCGatggctgctttcaatctctGTCTGAAAACTATGCTGTTGGATTCGCTTCCATATGGTAAATTGATATAAACTTTTCTTCGGAACTAAATAAACAAGAGGTCTTGGCATTAACTGACTTTTGCATCTATTAATAGACTTTATTGGATAACCATTTGCTATTAATGTGTCAGTCAGTATCTTTTCATCTTTTTCCAACGTGTCAAAAGTACAAATTATCTGAGTCCTCTTAAAGAGACACTTAACCAGACCTCGCTTGTATTGCAATGGACAAAAACTATGGAAATGTAAGCATTGTCCCGTCCAGGTTGGTTTCCTATACACTGACCGTCTAATATTGTCATCATCCCTTCGACTTAAAAGTATGTCTAAAAAGGCCAATTGGCCATTACTTTCTGATTCATATGTCATCACAATATCATCTTGAACACCATTGAGTTTATCCAATAATCGGTAAACATCAAAATCCTTATCACGCATAATTAGAATATCGTCCATGTATCATTTATATAGAGTTGCCTCACTAATAAGCTCGCTCGTCATATTTTCCACATACGACATGAAAACATCAGCTAAGAGAGGCTCCAAAGGACTACCCATAGCTACACCATCAAGTTGTTGAAAATATTCACCATCAAACGTGAATTGAACATTAGCAGTAATTCTTTCAAAAATGGTAACGGAATGAACGCCATAAACAATGAGTTTAATATACTAAAACCTTCGGGTTCAGTTCTCCCAAATTTATATGGATTACCTAGAATTCATAAACTTAATATTCCATTACGACCAATTTTGTCTATGCGCGGTTCCCCCACACATGAGTTAGCTAAATGGTTAGTAAAATTGTTAAACccaatttattaattttcatataaaaatgccttgacaagtatatgtgtgaccagattgttcgaaatgtatagcgcaaatacagcACATTTCAGATAAACTCcctcttctcattgttctatcgaaatttataaaaggggcTAATTACTAATTATCAAACGTGTCGTTATTTAAGTTGTGTTGTTAGTTTAAACAAAACGTTTTCGCTACGGTGCAATGCAGTTATTTTGATATTAACATTTATAATCTAACAACTATCCGTCAGCAAAACACTGATCAATTTCAAAGTTTTCACTTTTTTATTTTACGTCTTTTAACATACTTAGGAATTTTATGTTTTCGCTTTTCAGCTTGTTCTTGTTTGATTGCTTTTTTCTATTCCTACGACTTTCTGGAGATTCATTTCGAGGTCGTGCATTATTCTTTGCTTTAATTACATCTTCGCTAATAGATTCAGAAGAAATTTCTGAAGTGATTGAAGCTTTGTCTGTAATTGATTCATTGTCCGATTCACATTCATTGTTTTCTTTGGTCACTTGAGGTTGTGTTAAAATGCCTGTTAAATCTGGTTTTAGTCCAGTTATAGCTGCGTAGTAAATATCAGAATGTGACAATTGTCCACGTTGTATTTTAAGAAAATCTCTCACAAATGGATAAGATACTGATAAATTTCGAGGGATATGTACATATCGAAAAGCTTCATCCTCTTTTTCAATTGTTTCATTTAATCCACGAATTGAAGCTTCTCGAAGTAAAGACATTAAACACTCTTTAGATGATGCATCATCGGGTGCAGGCAATGAGGGATTCACTACCCATTCGAAAAGTTCTCGTAATGTTAAAGTTGAGACACCTTGTTTgcgaaaaaatatatttatattgtgaCAATCAGTTCTTAAATATTCAAGAGCTTGAGGCGATTCATGTTCCACAGCCTATAAAAAGTAAATGAAGTTTACTAGTGAAAGATATAAACAACTTTTACTCTAAAGATGTTTGCATATTCCTACTGAAAACGGATGCTATTTGCCTTGAAAGGTGAAAAACTGTACATCAGTGGGCTTCAAGTAGCATAAGATGAACTTAGTTGTACTGgggaatatatatattcgttcGTTGTCTCTGTCTAGATTTTTCATGAAGATTATGACAATCCAACTGATTTGGTAAGATACTTAAACAACTCAGTCACTCATACTTAGTGTAGAATTCGGCACATATATGGATCGGTTAAAGGTGCTACAACAAATTAGCACAGCAGTATGTTGGAGCAGTACAAGTAACATTATTAGCGGTAGTAGAAATGACTAGACAGAAGTGGCTGGAGAAGGGATAATTAATTtgtgtaattaaacaaaatctaAAAAGATTAAGAAAATTAGGTCCTAAAGGAAGAAAGAATGAATACGCAAACAATTTTGGCCCATGTCACTGATCACGGTTGTCGTTCGGAACTAAACCAAGTAATGTGTATTTACTAAAATCGCCTTAGATTAACAGACACTAACTTCATGGACTGGTATAATCGTGGTTTAATTACTGCTAACTCTTCCAACCCACTCCTACTTTAGCATTGAGGTATGTGGTGGTCGAGCATATATAATACATATCCTAACCACCTCAGTAGATGAAGGTTTGTTGCCTCACTAATTGGCTGACCACCTTTGATTGGTACCTTGAGCTTAGCTACAGCATTCCTTACTTGGTGATCCCAACATACACGAACCATGTTTTAAAGGCATCTATGACCAAATACTAATGACTTGCAAGTATCTGCTATTTTTAAAGACGGACTTTCGCACCCACAGAGCAAACCATAGTGAATCGCTGAGCAGTATACTTGTCCTCCAGTTGGTAGACAGGCAATCGCCAACCCGataagtgacgtaagttggaAAAGTCAACCGAGCTGTATGAATCCGTGCAGAAACCTGGTCAGACACCAAGTATTTAGGCCCAGGTATGGTCGAGAGGTGGGCCCGTCCTCTCTCTcggaatgctctcacacggccacgcgtatacagcctctgctagGAAATCCtcatcactgccttctcgtggcaggcgTGTTTGCGaaagtgagaggacgaaaagcgaatgtccggcgctataaccggattccaaatcaatggtgcatatgagctccagtatcccgcaggaacaaatggcatgtgaaccaatcgttggtcaccggcttccatgaaAATGCACCTCTTCAcgacgctccactgccttgtgggtcagacctccaggtcaaaggctcgaagTGTGGCCCCtacgaaaaccacctgctccggtcTGGGCACCCCGGCactatcacagcccacacacaaatatgaagAAATGTCGAgatttatggaaaatacttgtcttgcttcgatcaacaatcaaacgattcacatcattattattattaccattattatatttttacgtcatttattcccactctgtgtatccttatttttcgacttatacagcagatCGCCTATGGTGGACATTCGGTTCTGTCTACAcgctcgagtcactgcctggttgaaagtTGTATGCTACCTCTAAacacgaatactgaagcagtttttctaaaaCCACATGCaccagtctggctgtaaaagttcggatctacaacgcgtcggtgagagcagttctgctctatccttgtgaaacctggctctccgagttgaggatgttagaagactctctgtgttcgatcatcgctgtctccgaaggattgctgacatccagtggcaacaccatgttagtaatgcagaggttcggcatcgtgtgttcgggcacagagacgataatgcaattggtatcaccatcttgaaacaccgacttcggtggcttgaacatgttctacgaatgccgtcccagagaattccacgtcgtgcattatttgccgacgctgggactatTTTTCTTCTTTAGAATCTGAGTCCTGAAACCTGCCTGTACCTTTATCTCGTTTTTCTATACTTAATCTTTACTACTATTGCTACTGTTACTTCTCCTGTTACTCTGGGATTTGTCCTGGAATAATTCGTCCTTGAGGCAGTGTGGTATTGCAAATTGACCGTATGTACATTTCAGGTTCTAAGTCGCATATGATTGACTGAGATTCTTAAGCTGCTAGTTAATATACCAAAACGAAACTGACACTGCAAGAATGTGGATAGGAGTAATTAGTTTTCTAGCTTCTTCATGGAGTATTTTAGTTTTAATCTGTAGCTAATTGAAGCAATTTAACGTCATTGCTCATTGGTGTAATGAAATAGcaaagtcagtcagctacaacgtaggaccaggcacatatgtgcatcggtccaggttgccataccgcatcagcacaacaagatgaacaccggattcatagcagtggttgggtcaaaggtggtaatatataagagaaagattgcatatagagataaagtacaggaagaaagaattagttcgtagaaagaaagatatgaagcgattttaatctcttagtttaagggaagacagagagtgtatacacggacgccattgtgatcgattctgagccatgtcaccaagtctccaaccctcggttacgaaagtcacgcgaaccccaaccaagtagtctgcatctaccaacatggctcagactagaggttagtgtcttcaagcactgatgccacgttttggtttggccgccctaattctcttccaactaTCTCTAACACCCattagcattgcacgacgtggtaatcggtgttcaggcataagTAACACgcggcccaaccatctcagtcgatgaagattaacaacctcatcaactgatttaccatcgtttcctaataccctgcgtctaacctcactattacttacccggtgatcccagcagatgccagcaatatttctaaggcatctgtggtatGAAATAGCAAAATCACCATATGATTATGTGAAGATATTTAgacatttttttcattctttgaTATTCGGACATATTTGTATCGGCAAGTTTTTTACTTAATGCTGAGAATAAAGTGCTTACTTAACTCAAGACACCGGTCTTGGTAGATTAGAAAGTGACGAAATCGGGTCATAGAGCTATGACGAGATTGCTAAAATACTAAATTAGGGAAGACATTTGTAGTCTGCTTCATTTCCCCATACAGTTAAAAAGCTTAGTTGTTGAGGCTACAAATACACAACACTACTCTGGCGAAATCACAGAGTGAAGTCTTTAGAAATTGATTTGATGGGTTAGTAACTTCTTAAGTGTTGCTTCCAAAATAATTTGTGCCCATGTTTTGTTTACTAGTACATAACTCAAAAGATGGACAGATTGGTCAGTTTACTTGCTTTGAAATTACTATTTTTAATAATACTGATGACTACATGGCGAAGGCCATCAACAATCAGTCAGTGAAATGGAACGCAAAACCTGGCATATGTGTTACATAGGTTCAATTCGACaaacctcattagcacaacgagATGAAATTGTTAGGGCAAATCCCATAGTAGTAGAAATAGTAACAATACTagtggtaatagaaaagattgGGTATCAGAGATACAATTCGAGAAAATATAGATTAGTGGGGTTAAATTAGAGATAAATTCATAAACTTAAGTGAAGACAAGGAGTGCACCTTCTCTACTAAAAAgtattctgaaccatgtcacccttataaataaataatatatttgtaatatcccagtgagtagaaaactagattttctgacgtttcgtgacttagtgcaagtcacttcttcagaaaataaataaccaaattcaGAAAATCTTTTTTTACCCATTGGGATATTCCAAATatagtatttatttataacaatctacccaatgctcaatttatccGAAATTaccaaatcaaaccttggtaatgatacctacatgTCACCCTTAGTCTCTTATCACTGGTCACAGTAATCACGGAccacaaccaggtagtctgtagAAATGAAAGATTTGTTTAGTGTTTGGCAATATCGCTTTCGAATAACCTCTAGAATACTAAATAGTTTCAAAAGTAATAGAATTTAAAACCTACGAACAATGTAATACAAAATCTCACTAGTTAGTTTAGTAGTGAATACCTACCTGGGAAACATCAATCATCCAAACTCTTCCATCAAGATATAGTAAGTTGTATTCGCTCAGGTCGGCGTGGACTAAGCGGCACTTTTGAAACAAAGTTCGTATATCATGAATAACTTGAAAGTACAAGGCAGCCCAATCGGGGAATCTTTGCAATCGCTTTCGTGAAAACAAACATCCTTTAACTTTGGAGCGGGAATACCATCCTTCCCAACAAACGTCATCAATAGAACAACACCTTTCAAACGTAGAGGTTTGGGGGCACTTATTAAACCCGATTGATTTATTCGGAGTAAATTACGATATTCTTTTTCACTCCATTTACATACAAGCTTCCAAGATGTTGACTTTGAGTAACCATGACGCATTCTAAAATCACCCTTTACGTATTTATCGCGAGATTTAAATGGCATTATTGATGTCATATAAACTTTGATAGCTAAATCCACATTCTCCTTATTTTTTACATGATATATGTTTGCTTCTTTTcctgaaaatataaaaaataagaaataataactaAACACTTGGTGAGATAACAGTGGAAAGGACGGGAAAGGATTAACGATATTATTAATTCACCGGCCGATTTATGTACCCAGCTTAGAGCtatatataaactaagaatGCCTCACTAGAAAGTTTGAGAAAATGTGGAAAATATATGTAGCCTTTGTCCTTTTGTCTATCAAGACGCTATCTATATCAGCTATATGATAAAACAGTGCAGTCTTCTGAGTTGCACGCTAATAAAAAAATTAGGTCAAATCATAGGTATCGACGAAAGCAGTGGCAGTTCATAAACTGAACGCCCATCAAAACCAAAGGGTTTCACAAATCTGAACTAACAATTAGGGTAACAATTGTCAGTTGTGTAATCAAACAGGCTGGGACCTTATATGTGAGCTTGATTGAAGGTGTGACAAACCATGGGTCACAACACAGAAGGAATGAGACCATATCTCTAAGACGCCTAATATAAATATTCTCTTCTGATGTCTTTGTCTTATTCCGCATTTAGGTTGCCGAAAAGTTCTCGGGTAGTAAATATGCTCAGTATAATATCCAGGAAGCTATTTCATTGTGTATCGCGAATATGCTATTTTCATTCGAACTACTTTGTTTAAAACACCACTGTTATTGGATTTTAATAACACAATTGTGGGTGAAGCAAATAGTATCAATGCAACAAGGCAACACAAATTACCAACTTTCATAACCATACACCCCCAAGTAACTTATTCAACATTCGCTTAATACTAATTGGTAACTGAAAAACTTTGACGAACTAATATGATATTTTCCTACGCAACATATGAAATATCACTATACTGTAGTAAAACCTCACCTCAACGGAACACTATTTATCTCGACTATTTGCACACCACAGATGC
Coding sequences within:
- the RWDD1_3 gene encoding RWD domain-containing protein 1 (EggNog:ENOG410V5R6~COG:S), with product MSVEDCENELLALESIYEDKYQLVQTTPRRKIKVNLNGQSDDSLSTKVRCQLLFELTSNYPNKPPKYQILKPENLSDEDISDINIIINEVIERSLGFVMLFDILTEVQEKLDSICSKILIRQRNEAKENEKLYN
- the RIOK1_3 gene encoding Serine/threonine-protein kinase RIO1 (EggNog:ENOG410VBA4~COG:T), whose product is MTLSISSRNMSLWSSLEEAYDNLDLSESDGECNNSTKLYMQKFQSKVDFSMKNERKLKDKSDKATTDHALDRRSCSILFKMMNQEIFSEVNGCISTGKEANIYHVKNKENVDLAIKVYMTSIMPFKSRDKYVKGDFRMRHGYSKSTSWKLVCKWSEKEYRNLLRINQSGLISAPKPLRLKGVVLLMTFVGKDGIPAPKLKDVCFHESDCKDSPIGLPCTFKLFMIYELCFKSAA